A portion of the Collinsella aerofaciens genome contains these proteins:
- the rplL gene encoding 50S ribosomal protein L7/L12, with protein MAKLTTDEIIDALKEMTLLEASELVKAIEDTFGVSAAAPAAVVAAPAAGAAEAEEKTEFDVVLEGFGDNKIQVIKAVRELTNLGLKEAKEVVEGAPKAVLEGAKKEDAEAAKEKLEAAGAAVTLK; from the coding sequence ATGGCTAAGCTTACCACCGATGAGATCATCGATGCTCTTAAGGAAATGACCCTTCTCGAGGCTTCCGAGCTCGTTAAGGCTATCGAGGACACCTTCGGCGTTTCCGCCGCTGCTCCTGCTGCCGTTGTCGCCGCTCCCGCTGCTGGCGCTGCTGAGGCCGAGGAGAAGACCGAGTTTGACGTCGTGCTCGAGGGCTTCGGCGACAACAAGATCCAGGTCATCAAGGCCGTCCGTGAGCTCACCAACCTTGGCCTGAAGGAGGCCAAGGAGGTCGTCGAGGGCGCTCCCAAGGCTGTTCTCGAGGGTGCCAAGAAGGAGGACGCCGAGGCTGCCAAGGAGAAGCTCGAGGCTGCTGGCGCTGCTGTCACCCTCAAGTAA
- a CDS encoding UTP--glucose-1-phosphate uridylyltransferase produces MKAIIPAAGLGTRFLPGTKCTPKEMLPVLDKPVIQYVVEEALDPEEVDDAIIVTSPGKPELLSYFQPDRSLENLLRERGKDAYADAVAHAGGMPVDFRYQYEPKGLGHAIRSAADAVAGENFLVLLGDYVVPNRDICDKMLAVSKEHGGASVIAVAACSPEEVSRYGVIAGERVGSLEGAEDVADAEPGAVWRIGGLVEKPAPEAAPSNLYIVGRYLLSPLVMDLLADQQAGKGGEIQLTDAMARSLDREAMYAVVIDPLSGYDTGTPSGWMATNALMAASDPRFASAFWDAIDERGGLMRK; encoded by the coding sequence ATGAAGGCAATCATCCCCGCCGCCGGTCTTGGCACGCGTTTTCTGCCTGGCACCAAGTGCACGCCCAAAGAGATGCTGCCGGTGCTCGACAAGCCGGTCATTCAGTATGTCGTCGAGGAGGCGCTCGACCCCGAGGAGGTCGATGACGCCATCATCGTTACCTCTCCCGGTAAGCCCGAGCTGCTGAGCTACTTCCAGCCCGATCGCTCGCTCGAGAATCTGCTGCGCGAGCGCGGTAAGGACGCCTACGCCGACGCCGTCGCCCATGCGGGCGGTATGCCGGTCGACTTCCGTTATCAGTACGAGCCCAAGGGCCTCGGCCATGCTATCCGCTCTGCTGCCGACGCCGTGGCAGGGGAGAACTTCCTGGTTCTTCTGGGCGACTACGTTGTGCCTAATCGCGACATCTGCGACAAGATGCTCGCCGTTTCCAAGGAGCACGGTGGAGCTTCGGTTATCGCCGTCGCTGCTTGCTCGCCCGAGGAAGTCAGCCGCTACGGCGTTATCGCCGGCGAGCGCGTCGGTTCGCTCGAGGGCGCCGAGGACGTTGCCGATGCAGAGCCGGGCGCTGTCTGGCGCATCGGCGGTCTGGTCGAGAAGCCCGCTCCCGAGGCGGCTCCGTCCAACCTGTACATTGTCGGCCGTTATCTGCTGAGCCCGCTGGTCATGGACCTGCTCGCCGATCAGCAGGCCGGCAAGGGCGGCGAGATCCAGCTCACCGACGCCATGGCCCGCTCGCTCGATCGCGAGGCCATGTACGCTGTCGTCATCGACCCGCTCTCGGGCTACGACACCGGCACCCCGTCTGGCTGGATGGCCACCAACGCCCTCATGGCCGCAAGCGATCCTCGCTTTGCCAGCGCCTTCTGGGACGCCATCGACGAGCGCGGCGGCTTGATGCGCAAATAA